Proteins encoded in a region of the Manduca sexta isolate Smith_Timp_Sample1 chromosome 9, JHU_Msex_v1.0, whole genome shotgun sequence genome:
- the LOC115455687 gene encoding protein adenylyltransferase SelO codes for MRRAFTEISARLHTAGMKLFTDFKEWRFEDPPSYAELPIDDNPEYMVPVAVKNAVFSKVPPEPMVGNTLLVCSSHDALTDLLELDPIVAESEEFLNFMNGKYLPNGSLTVSHRYGGYQFGYWADQLGDGRAHILGEYKNSKGELWQVQLKGSGLTPYSRFGDGRAVLRSSIREMIGSEAAYYLGIPTTRAAAIVVSDEHKVLRDKSYCGRMGPERTAIVARLAPAWYRLGSFEILHKRKEPELMKKLMDHIIKHHFPEIDALDEGDKYVKFFSEVAHRNLDMVATWQGFGFVHGVLNTDNISVFGLTIDYGPYGFMDRFSTYYVPNTSDDLGRYAYNKQPDIVLWNLGKFFEAISPILTEDQIQRINEIQSTLKEYVTTKILKTHLMKFGLSEVREGDDKFVEEFHSMLERTMADYTTTFRQLAEVEPSAMTDAAALDSKWSLKKLPESSNWTEWVKKYTARLEEEHVTEEIRIKRMSKVNPVYVPRNWMMQEAITEADELSFTKVRFLMELLKKPYEVNEEAEKLGYSSEPPSWSYGIKISCSS; via the exons ATGAGGCGCGCATTCACCGAAATCAGTGCGCGTTTACATACGGCCGGCATGAAACTCTTCACGGATTTCAAGGAGTGGAGGTTTGAGGATCCGCCTAGCTATGCAGAGTTACCGATAGACGATAATCCAGAATATATGGTGCCGGTTGCGGTGAAAAATGCCGTATTTTCTAAG GTGCCTCCTGAACCAATGGTTGGTAACACATTGCTGGTATGTTCATCTCACGATGCGCTCACAGACCTCCTAGAATTGGATCCAATAGTGGCTGAAAGTGAGGAGTTCCTTAATTTTATGAATGGAAAATACTTACCCAATGGCAGTTTGACTGTTTCACACAG ATATGGAGGGTATCAATTTGGCTATTGGGCTGACCAGCTTGGAGACGGCAGAGCTCATATCCTTggtgaatataaaaatag CAAAGGTGAGCTATGGCAGGTGCAGCTGAAAGGCTCAGGGTTGACCCCATACTCACGGTTTGGGGATGGCCGGGCTGTCTTGCGTTCAAGTATCAGGGAGATGATTGGATCAGAGGCCGCGTATTATCTAGGCATACCGACCACGCGGGCCGCCGCTATTGTTG TAAGCGATGAGCACAAAGTGTTACGTGACAAATCCTACTGCGGTCGGATGGGGCCGGAACGCACCGCCATCGTAGCCCGGCTGGCGCCCGCCTGGTACCGGCTCGGCTCCTTCGAGATACTGCACAAGAGGAAAGAGCCAGAACTGATGAAGAAGTTAATGGACCATATTATCAAG CATCACTTCCCAGAGATCGACGCGTTGGATGAAGGAGATAAATACGTGAAGTTCTTCTCCGAAGTGGCGCACAGGAATCTCGACATGGTCGCTACGTGGCAAG GATTTGGCTTCGTACACGGCGTGTTGAACACAGATAACATAAGCGTGTTCGGGCTGACCATAGACTACGGCCCGTACGGGTTCATGGATCGCTTCTCGACGTACTACGTGCCGAACACTTCCGACGACTTGGGTCGGTACGCTTATAACAAGCAACCTGAT ATAGTTCTGTGGAATTTAGGGAAGTTCTTCGAAGCGATAAGCCCAATTTTAACAGAAGATCAGATACAGAgaataaatgaaatacaaaGCACTTTGAAAGAATACGTCACCACCAAAATTTT AAAAACCCACCTGATGAAGTTTGGTCTTTCCGAGGTACGGGAAGGCGATGACAAGTTCGTGGAGGAGTTCCATTCAATGCTGGAACGCACCATGGCCGACTACACCACCACCTTCAGGCAACTCGCCGAG GTAGAACCATCCGCCATGACTGATGCTGCGGCTTTGGATTCGAAATGGTCGCTGAAGAAATTACCGGAATCGTCGAACTGGACAGAGTGGGTGAAGAAATATACCGCCAGGCTAGAAGAGGAACATG TGACAGAAGAAATAAGGATCAAGCGAATGTCGAAAGTGAACCCTGTGTATGTGCCCAGGAACTGGATGATGCAGGAAGCTATTACGGAGGCGGATGAACTAAGCTTTACTAAG GTCAGATTCCTAATGGAGCTCTTAAAGAAGCCTTACGAAGTTAACGAGGAGGCTGAGAAGCTGGGATATTCGTCAGAACCTCCGTCTTGGTCGTACGGAATCAAGATCAGTTGCTCTAGTTAA
- the LOC115455694 gene encoding DNA repair and recombination protein RAD54-like yields the protein MRRSLAPSQLGSGDNVFKSPLLDSAKRKRRECTKVNLTQKIASQAMSNSEHENLIKQILNKPFKVPIPNYVSSYCSKSLGLKRTQVRRALHDPDEPNALVLYRPPYIPEHEKMKISPNDIKVAVVVDPVLGNILRPHQRDGVKFMYDCVTGKQIENAYGCIMADEMGLGKTLQCITLLWTLLRQGPECKPTICKAIIVCPSSLVKNWYNEIHKWLAQRINALAMDGGSKADITLKLQQFMNTYSANRVATPVLIISYETFRIYSNILHSSEVGLVLCDEGHRLKNSENQTYQALMGLKAKRRILISGTPIQNDLTEYFSLVHFVNEGILGTAQEFKKRYENPILRGQDALATASERERAQECLQTLTSIVNKCMIRRTSSLLTKYLPVKFEQVICVKMTPLQTQIYKNFINSDAIRNKFTGTGDKNTLSALSSITTLKKLCNHPDLVYDKIIERSEGFEKARDLLPSNYDIKDVKPEYSGKLMILDCILANLKTNTDDKIVLVSNYTQTLDLFEKLCRKRGYLYVRLDGSMTIKKRAKVVESFNNKENKEWIFMLSSKAGGCGLNLIGANRLIMFDPDWNPANDEQAMARVWRDGQKKPCYIYRLLATGTIEEKIFQRQAHKKALSDTVVDQNEESLRHFTSEDLKDLFRLEENTLSDTHSKFKCRRCVNNIQVTLPPENSDCTSDLSNWYHCADKKNLADMVLKQCWDLAKSISFVFHHRSAQTEAKKEEQEEDKENIQEKKRRKIMDDDDYSEPDNSADEDYE from the coding sequence ATGCGGCGAAGTCTCGCCCCGAGCCAGCTCGGCTCTGGGGACAACGTATTTAAAAGCCCATTGCTTGATTCCGCGAAACGCAAAAGGCGGGAGTGCACAAAAGTGAATCTCACCCAGAAAATAGCTTCACAGGCGATGTCCAATTCTGAACACGAGAATTTGATAAAACAAATACTGAATAAGCCGTTCAAAGTACCTATACCGAACTACGTGTCGTCGTATTGCAGTAAAAGTTTAGGTTTGAAAAGAACTCAGGTTAGACGGGCATTGCACGATCCCGATGAGCCAAACGCGCTTGTTTTGTACCGCCCTCCGTACATCCCTGAGCATGAGAAGATGAAAATAAGTCCTAATGACATAAAAGTCGCTGTTGTCGTCGATCCGGTCCTCGGCAACATCTTACGACCCCATCAACGTGACGGCGTGAAGTTCATGTACGACTGTGTCACCGGGAAACAGATAGAGAATGCTTATGGTTGTATTATGGCTGATGAAATGGGTCTTGGTAAAACGTTACAGTGTATTACATTGCTCTGGACTTTATTACGACAAGGACCTGAATGCAAACCCACAATATGCAAGGCAATCATTGTATGTCCCAGTAGTTTGGTCAAAAACTGGTATAATGAAATACATAAGTGGTTAGCGCAGAGGATAAATGCACTGGCCATGGATGGAGGATCAAAAGCTGACATAACTTTAAAACTGCAGCAGTTCATGAACACATATTCTGCTAACAGAGTGGCTACACCAGTGTTGATAATATCATATGAAACCTTCAGGATATATTCTAACATTCTTCATTCTTCTGAAGTTGGTTTGGTACTTTGTGATGAGGGTCACAGGTTGAAGAACAGTGAAAACCAGACTTATCAAGCTTTGATGGGTTTGAAGGCCAAAAGACGGATATTGATATCAGGAACACCCATCCAGAATGATTTGACTGAGTATTTCAGTTTAGTACATTTTGTGAATGAAGGAATACTTGGTACAGCACAAGAGTTCAAGAAGCGATACGAAAATCCTATCCTTAGAGGTCAAGATGCATTGGCCACTGCTTCAGAGAGGGAGAGGGCACAAGAGTGTCTTCAAACCTTAACATCtatagtaaataaatgtatgattCGTAGAACAAGCAGTCTACTTACTAAATACTTGCCGGTCAAGTTTGAACAAGTCATTTGTGTTAAGATGACTCCACTACAaacacaaatatacaaaaatttcaTTAACTCTGATGCAATAAGAAATAAGTTTACTGGCACTGGGGATAAGAACACCTTGAGTGCTTTGTCTAGTATAACAACTCTTAAGAAGTTGTGTAATCATCCAGACTTGGTGTATGATAAGATTATAGAAAGATCTGAAGGTTTTGAGAAAGCTAGGGATCTGCTGCCCagtaattatgatattaaagaTGTTAAACCTGAGTATTCAGGGAAACTTATGATTCTTGACTGTATATTGGCCAATTTAAAGACTAACACTGATGACAAGATAGTTCTAGTATCAAACTATACTCAGACTTTAGATTTATTTGAGAAATTATGCCGAAAGAGAGGGTATTTGTATGTCAGGCTAGATGGCTCAATGACTATAAAGAAAAGAGCAAAAGTGGTagaaagttttaataataaggaGAACAAAGAGTGGATATTCATGTTGAGTTCAAAAGCTGGAGGCTGTGGACTTAACCTTATAGGAGCAAACAGATTAATCATGTTTGATCCAGACTGGAACCCTGCTAATGATGAACAAGCCATGGCGAGAGTTTGGAGAGATGGGCAGAAGAAACCATGTTATATCTACCGACTGCTTGCAACAGGGACAATAGAAGAAAAGATCTTCCAAAGACAAGCACACAAGAAGGCACTCAGTGACACCGTAGTGGACCAAAATGAGGAATCATTGCGTCACTTCACATCAGAAGACTTGAAAGATCTGTTCCGTTTAGAAGAGAACACTTTGTCTGACACTCATAGCAAGTTCAAATGCAGAAGATGCGTCAATAATATCCAAGTTACATTACCTCCAGAGAATTCTGATTGCACTTCTGACTTGTCCAACTGGTACCATTGTGCTGACAAGAAAAACTTGGCTGATATGGTCTTGAAACAGTGCTGGGACTTGGCTAAAAGCATTTCATTTGTCTTCCATCACCGCTCAGCACAGACTGAGGCAAAGAAAGAGGAGCAAGAAGAAGACAAAGAGAATATTCAAGAAAAGAAAAGAAGGAAAATTatggatgatgatgattattcgGAGCCAGACAATAGTGCTGATGAGGATTATGAGTAA
- the LOC115455677 gene encoding leucine-rich repeat-containing protein 47 encodes MSAWPEVVTAKSENRHEIKLAGAAISKRISEQGLDKNIFTLTNINLLNISDTCLELIPDEIKSLVNLQSLLLFGNKIQVFNDNITLLSKLKVLDLSRNQIKSIPDGLNNLKELTSINFSSNLIEELPKIGDLPNLISFDASNNKLTSFPDVDGANLPHLTDLKLKGNGIESIPSTIAKHLPSLKNFDIGDNQLKTIPGEVAALGKLKEINLKGNKLTDKRFMKLVDQCRTKQIMDYIRDHCPKADQNQPAGKNKSKKGKKEDPLHDEIENELCHSMKVLHVEEDVLKVKIFEPQVAGIRPYILCCIIKDLNFTTELFKKFIQMQTKLHDTVCDKRNVATIATHDLGKIAPGDLKYTAKPPAALKLAPLSRVKPYTGEQLFQQLTAEADALRKEKKRNVYSGIHKYLYLLEGKPLYPCLEDSSGKVISFPPITNSEDTKMSHESKAMLVEVTSQASLGACKGVLDRFLQECLMLGLGDQPDQAEGFHALTVQQVKVVDMEDNLKNVYPSRADCSYEGTNIKVLRMPKK; translated from the exons ATGAGCGCGTGGCCAGAAGTAGTGACTGCGAAATCGGAAAATCGTCATGAAATCAAATTGGCGGGCGCCGCTATATCCAAACGGATTTCAGAACAAGGTTTAgacaaaaatatctttacattgacaaatataaatttgttgaaTATCAGCGACACGTGCCTGGAACTCATCCCTGATGAAATAAAAAGCCTCGTGAACCTGCAAAGCTTACTTTTGTTTGGAAATAAGATACAAGTGTTCAACGACAATATAACCTTATTGTCGAAGTTAAAAGTGCTTGATTTGTCTCGCAACCAGATAAAATCCATTCCAGACGGCTTGAATAACTTAAAAGAGTTGACTAGTATTAATTTCAGTTCTAACTTGATCGAGGAATTGCCTAAAATCGGCGATTTGCCTAATCTTATATCATTTGATGCTTCGAACAACAAATTGACAAGTTTTCCGGACGTCGACGGCGCCAACTTGCCCCATCTCACTGATCTGAAGCTCAAAGGCAATGGTATTGAGTCAATTCCAAGCACTATTGCGAAACACCTTCCTTCATTAAAGAATTTTGATATTGGTGATAATCAACTGAAGACCATCCCAGGAGAAGTGGCTGCCTTGGGAAAATTGAAAG agATCAACCTCAAAGGCAACAAACTAACGGACAAAAGGTTTATGAAATTAGTGGACCAATGCCGCACAAAACAGATCATGGATTACATCCGAGACCACTGCCCCAAGGCTGATCAAAACCAACCAGCAGGCAAAAACAAGTCAAAGAAAGGCAAAAAAGAAGACCCGCTACATGACGAAATTGAAAACGAGCTGTGTCATTCCATGAAAGTTCTGCATGTGGAGGAAGATGTGCTCAAGGTGAAGATATTTGAGCCCCAAGTGGCCGGCATCAGGCCGTATATACTCTGCTGTATCATTAAAGATCTGAATTTCACAACTGAATTGTTCAAAAAGTTCATACAGATGCAAACCAAGTTACATGACACTGTATGTGACAAACGGAATGTGGCGACCATCGCTACTCATGATTTGGGGAAGATTGCACCAG GTGACCTGAAATACACAGCTAAACCCCCAGCGGCACTAAAACTGGCCCCTCTATCGAGGGTGAAGCCGTACACTGGAGAACAACTGTTCCAGCAACTTACAGCAGAAGCAGACGCTTTGAGAAAGGAGAAGAAAAGAAATGTCTACTCAGGAATACACAA ATATCTGTACTTACTGGAGGGAAAGCCTCTGTACCCGTGCCTGGAGGACTCTAGCGGCAAAGTTATCAGCTTCCCGCCCATCACCAATTCAGAGGATACTAAG ATGTCGCACGAAAGCAAAGCGATGCTGGTGGAGGTGACATCGCAGGCGTCGCTGGGTGCGTGTAAGGGTGTTCTGGACAGGTTCCTGCAGGAGTGCCTCATGCTGGGCCTCGGAGACCAGCCCGACCAGGCGGAAGGGTTTCATGCGCTCACTGTGCAGCAG gtAAAAGTAGTAGACATGGAGGATAACCTCAAAAACGTTTACCCTTCGCGAGCTGACTGTTCATACGAAGGCACCAATATCAAGGTGCTTCGGATGCCTAAAAAATAA
- the LOC115455682 gene encoding serine protease 3, with protein MGRFEAVVFFAFLGLVVADNAAQSGQSRIVSGWVAREGQFPYMMYLRTVSVHGQITACGGSIIHHNWGFSSARCTANRVNLMIRAGMVNINRPRVYFETSTVFTAPEFIDEIHPITQPHDIALIRFNRWLNYDNFVQPIRIMRSADMNRNYAGVRMTTSGWGTTWTGGQVTNDLNWVHLTGVTNFMCMLVFNNNFFIRESTICAGPYNVTSQGICSGDSGVPLTVVDVDGQLTQVGVGSIVSQFGCHAGLPGAFVRPGHYHPWIRAVTGINFDWTPSVVVSEDKTETKEPSLNILNLLRK; from the exons ATGGGGCGATTCGAAGCAGTTGTATTTTTCGCTTTCCTTGGCTTG GTGGTAGCAGACAATGCCGCGCAATCCG GTCAATCCAGGATCGTGTCAGGATGGGTGGCGCGCGAGGGCCAGTTCCCGTACATGATGTACCTTCGCACAGTTAGTGTGCACGGCCAGATCACCGCGTGCGGTGGCTCCATCATCCACCACAACTGGGGCTTCTCCTCAGCACGATGCACTGCTAA TCGGGTAAACCTGATGATCCGCGCTGGCATGGTGAACATCAACCGGCCTCGTGTATACTTCGAGACGAGTACGGTGTTCACGGCGCCGGAGTTCATCGACGAGATCCACCCCATCACGCAGCCGCACGACATCGCGCTCATCAGGTTCAACCGATGGCTCAACTACGACA ATTTCGTTCAGCCGATCAGGATCATGAGGTCTGCGGATATGAACCGCAACTATGCCGGCGTGCGTATGACCACCAGCGGCTGGGGCACCACCTGGACTGGAG GTCAAGTAACAAACGATCTGAACTGGGTGCACCTGACCGGCGTGACGAACTTCATGTGCATGTTGGTGTTCAACAACAACTTCTTTATTCGAGAGTCCACCATCTGCGCCGGGCCTTACAACGTGACCAGCCAGGGTATCTGCTCG GGTGACAGTGGCGTGCCCCTCACCGTGGTGGACGTGGACGGGCAGCTCACCCAGGTCGGCGTGGGGAGCATCGTCTCGCAGTTCGGGTGTCATGCTGGCCTGCCTGGTG CCTTCGTTCGTCCCGGACATTACCACCCGTGGATCCGCGCAGTGACCGGCATCAACTTCGACTGGACGCCATCCGTGGTTGTTTCTGAAGATAAAACAGAGACGAAGGAACCTTCGTTAAACATCCTCAATTTACTTCGCAAGTGA